Proteins co-encoded in one Xiphophorus hellerii strain 12219 chromosome 10, Xiphophorus_hellerii-4.1, whole genome shotgun sequence genomic window:
- the LOC116727445 gene encoding gastrula zinc finger protein XlCGF57.1-like isoform X2 has product MLVIKEIPLDWNASLKQQDAESPSVKDEEEELWIRQEEELLTVKVEDEEETQLSELHQIKTEDSRQTEAPTSSSAEQMGQTQHDDENFRGQEPNRDPVAVCCSSQQSKMTPKLCSKLTAQIGEKPFSCSLCGKGFKRKTSAKLHIMTHIGIREHSCDLCGKEFKEKVSLQTHMSVHSGNRPFACDVCCKRFHTKKHLKAHMKLHTEEKHFTCDVCNNRFKIKESLKKHMRSHTSEKPFVCSICSKRFSQQDHLKRHMGVHTGEKPFICSICSKGFTQQVNLKSHMCVHATEKPFICTVCSKGFSQKESLKSHMHVHTGQRPFICSACGKGFLRQRNLKSHMNVHTGEKPFVCGVCNKGFAIQKNVERHMRVHTGEKPFVCNVCSKEFSLQGNLKRHMHVHTGEKPFICCICSKGFPQKDTLKSHMRVHTGEKPFICSVCGKGFSLRKNLLRHMSVHTGEKPFVCNVCNEGFSLKIHLKGHMHVHA; this is encoded by the coding sequence ATGTTGGTGATTAAAGAGATTCCTCTTGACTGGAATGCCAGTTTGAAGCAGCAGGATGCAGAGTCCCCTTCTGTaaaggatgaagaggaggaactGTGGATCAGACAGGAGGAAGAGCTGCTTACCGTAAAGGTTGAAGATGAAGAGGAAACTCAGTTATCAGAACTTcaccaaataaaaactgaagataGCAGACAGACTGAAGCTCCAACCAGCAGCTCAGCTGAACAGATGGGACAGACACAGCATGATGACGAGAACTTCAGAGGACAGGAACCAAACAGAGATCCAGTTGCTGTTTGTTGCTCTTCCCAACAAAGTAAGATGACACCTAAGCTTTGTTCAAAGCTTACCGCTCAGATTGGGGAAAAGCCATTTAGTTGCAGTCTTTGTGGCAAAGGTTTTAAACGTAAGACATCAGCTAAATTACACATAATGACTCACATTGGAATAAGAGAACATAGCTGTGATCTTTGTGGTaaagaatttaaagaaaaggTTTCTCTTCAGACTCATATGAGTGTCCACAGTGGAAACAGACCTTTTGCCTGTGACGTTTGTTGTAAAAGGTTTCATACAAAGAAACATCTTAAAGCTCATATGAAGCTCcatacagaagaaaaacattttacctgTGATGTTTGCAACAATAGGTTTAAGATTAAGGAGAGTCTTAAAAAACACATGAGGAGCCACACCTCAGAGAAACCATTTGTTTGTAGTATTTGTAGTAAAAGATTTTCTCAACAGGACCATCTAAAGAGACACATGGGTGTTCACACAGgagaaaaaccatttatttgtaGTATTTGCAGTAAAGGATTTACACAACAAGTCAATCTAAAAAGTCACATGTGTGTTCATGCAACAGAGAAACCATTTATTTGTACAGTTTGTAGTAAAGGGTTCTcacaaaaagaaagtttaaagaGCCACATGCATGTTCACACAGGACAGAGACCGTTTATTTGTAGTGCTTGTGGTAAAGGATTTTTACGGCAAAGAAATTTAAAGAGTCACATGAATGTTCACACTGGAGAGAAACCGTTTGTTTGTGGTGTTTGTAATAAAGGATTTGCTATTCAAAAGAATGTAGAAAGACACATGCGtgttcacacaggtgagaaaccatttgtttgtaatgtttgtagTAAAGAATTTTCACTACAAGGGAATCTAAAGAGACATATGCAtgttcacacaggagagaaaccatttatttgttgtatttgcAGTAAAGGATTTCCACAAAAAGACACTTTAAAGAGTCACATGCGTGTTCACACTGGAGAGAAACCATTTATTTGTAGTGTTTGTGGTAAAGGATTTTCATTACGAAAGAACTTACTGAGACACATGTCTGTTCACACGGGTGAAAAACCAtttgtttgtaatgtttgtaaTGAAGGGTTTTCTCTGAAAATTCATCTAAAAGGTCACATGCATGTTCATGcataa
- the LOC116727456 gene encoding oocyte zinc finger protein XlCOF6.1-like, with protein sequence MKVEADEPGGFSLDPPIPAASEQVEKQDSKDLKITVQMLIKAEVPHGGSSSFDQQDPEPHIKEEKEEQLISQEEMHLSVKREDEEKTELSEFHQIKTEDALETEDPTSSLAEQVESEPDEEEFGGSEPGRIQDPGGVSQQSKMTVQKKSIRSKLCSKRRRQIGVEAEDKPFGCIVCGKRFKRKTHIKLHMMIHSGKIEYSCDLCNKGFKEKTSLLTHMRLHTGERPFTCDDCGRRFHAKRILKTHLKVHSEEKPFSCDVCSSRFKMKETLKKHMRIHLKEKPFVCSVCSKGFSQQENLKSHMRVHTGEKPYICNVCSQGFSLHQTLKRHMCVHTGEKPFACSVCNKEFSRQNCLKIHMHVHTEEKLFSCNICSRGFSRQAYLRKHMNVHMARFSCNYCSKHFVKKIDFLQHMKLHAEKSPFGCDVCNTRFDQKCHLENDERN encoded by the exons ATGAAGGTTGAAGCAGATGAACCTGGAGGGTTCAGCTTGGATCCTCCTATACCTGCAGCATCAGAACAAGTGGAAAAACAAGACAGCAAAGATCTCA AGATAACAGTCCAAATGTTGATTAAAGCAGAGGTTCCCCATGGTGGCAGTTCCAGTTTTGACCAGCAGGATCCTGAACCCCAcataaaggaggaaaaggaagaaCAATTGATCAGTCAGGAGGAAATGCATCTTTCAGTGAAGAGGGAAGATGAAGAGAAAACTGAGTTATCAGAGTTTCATCAGATCAAAACTGAAGACGCCCTAGAAACAGAAGATCCAACCAGCAGCTTAGCTGAACAGGTTGAATCAGAACCTGATGAAGAGGAGTTTGGAGGATCAGAACCAGGCAGAATCCAAGATCCAGGGGGTGTTTCACAACAAAGTAAGATGACGGTTCAGAAAAAAAGCATAAGATCTAAACTGTGTTCCAAACGTAGGAGACAAATTGGAGTTGAGGCTGAAGATAAACCCTTTGGTTGCATTGTTTGCGGCAAAAGATTCAAACGTAAGACTCACATTAAATTACACATGATGATTCACTCTGGAAAGATAGAGTACAGCTGTGATCTTTGTAATAAAGGGTTTAAAGAAAAGACTTCGCTTCTTACACACATGAGACTCCACACTGGAGAGAGGCCATTTACTTGTGATGATTGTGGTAGAAGGTTCCATGCAAAGAGAATCCTCAAAACTCACCTGAAGGTCCATTCAGAAGAAAAACCCTTTTCTTGTGATGTTTGCAGTTCaagatttaaaatgaaagaaactcTTAAAAAGCACATGCGGATCCACCTCAAGGAGAAACCATTTGTTTGTAGTGTTTGCAGTAAAGGATTTTCACAACAAGAGAATCTAAAGAGTCACATGCGTGTTCACACTGGTGAGAAACCGTACATTTGTAACGTTTGCAGTCAAGGATTTTCTCTACATCAGACTCTAAAGAGACACATGTGTGTTCACACGGGAGAAAAACCATTTGCTTGCAGTGTTTGCAATAAAGAATTTTCACGACAGAATTGTCTGAAGATTCACATGCATGTCCATACAGAAGAAAAGCTGTTTAGTTGTAATATCTGCAGCAGAGGATTTTCACGACAAGCCTATCTGAGAAAACACATGAATGTTCACATGGCAAGATTTAGCTGTAACTACTGTAgtaaacattttgtgaagaaaatagattttctgcAACATATGAAGCTCCACGCAGAGAAGAGCCCATTTGGCTGTGATGTCTGTAACACCAGATTTGATCAAAAATGTCATCTAGAAAATGACGAGAGAAACTGA
- the LOC116727438 gene encoding gastrula zinc finger protein XlCGF57.1-like, whose translation MSEMTVETDDPGGLSLEPPKPAASTTEYGKDLNYQTLVIKEEVTHDWSSSSNQQDQDPSLIKEEEEEQWISQEEEQLIVKIEDEEKPQVSELQHIKTEDSKETESSTSNTTVQMEMEPCGEDSRGPEPDRNLNSLCSFQQSKIKVHKRGKRSKLCSKLTAQIRVYAGERPFGCNVCGKRFKNKTHIRLHMMIHTGKREYCCDLCGKGFKEKHCLQVHMRLHTGERPFACDDCGRRFHAKTNLKTHMKVHSEEKPFSCDVCSTRFKRKETLKKHTMIHTAEKTFFCSICGKGFSLQKSLRTHMCLHTGEKPFVCSVCSKGFALQENLKRHMSSHTGEKPFICGVCSKGFSLRQNLKSHMHVHTGEKPFICSFCSKGFYRHGDLRRHMSVHTGEKAFICSICSKGFSQQIHLKNHMRVHTGETPFVCSVCSKGFSLQENLKRHMHVHTGEKQFICDICSKGFSQQGTLKRHMSVHTGEKQFTCSVCGKGFSKQNYLKSHMEVHTAPFSCNECSKRFVNEIQLERHGRVHTEERPYGCDICKSRFNQKGQLQNHMRVHSGEKPFVCDVCSKGFSQHGNLKRHMSVHEGCK comes from the exons ATGTCTGAGATGACGGTTGAGACAGACGACCCCGGAGGGCTCAGTTTGGAGCCCCCCAAACCTGCAGCATCCACGACAGAATACGGCAAAGATCTCA aCTATCAGACGTTGGTAATTAAAGAAGAAGTTACCCATGATTGGAGCTCGAGTTCGAACCAACAGGACCAAGATCCCTCACTCataaaggaggaagaggaggaacagTGGATCAgtcaggaggaagagcagctcATTGTGAAGATTGAAGATGAGGAGAAACCTCAGGTATCTGAGCTTCaacatataaaaactgaagacagTAAAGAGACTGAATCTTCAACAAGCAACACAACCGTGCAGATGGAAATGGAACCTTGTGGAGAGGACAGTagaggaccagaaccagacagaaactTAAATTCACTTTGTTCTTTCCAACAAAGTAAGATTAAGGTTCACAAAAGAGGTAAAAGATCTAAACTGTGCTCCAAACTTACTGCTCAGATTAGAGTCTATGCAGGAGAAAGGCCATTTGGTTGCAATGTTTGTGGCAAAAGATTCAAAAATAAGACTCATATTCGATtacacatgatgattcatactggaAAGAGAGAATATTGCTGTGATCTTTGTGGTAAAGGATTTAAAGAAAAGCACTGCCTTCAGGTACATATGAGACTTCATACCGGAGAGAGGCCATTTGCATGTGATGACTGTGGTAGAAGGTTCCACgcaaaaacaaatcttaaaactCACATGAAAGTCCATTCAGAAGAAAAACCATTTTCCTGTGATGTTTGTAGTACAAGATTTAAAAGGAAGGAGACACTGAAGAAGCACACAATGATCCACACTgcagagaaaacctttttttgtagTATTTGTGGGAAAGgattttcattacaaaaaagTCTGAGGACTCACATGTGTcttcacacaggagagaaaccatTTGTCTGTAGTGTTTGCAGTAAAGGATTTGCATTACAGGAGAATCTAAAGAGACACATGTCTTCTCACACTGgagaaaaaccatttatttgtGGTGTCTGCAGTAAAGGGTTTTCATTACGGCAAAATCTAAAGAGCCACATGCATGTTCACACAGGGGAGAAACCATTTATTTGCAGCTTTTGTAGTAAGGGATTTTATAGACACGGAGATCTGAGGAGACACATGAGTGTTCATACAGGGGAGAAAGCGTTCATTTGTAGTATTTGCAGTAAAGGATTTTCACAACAAATTCATTTGAAGAATCACATGCGTGTTCACACAGGAGAGACGCCATTTGTTTGTAGTGTTTGTAGTAAGGGATTTTCACTGCAGGAGAATCTAAAAAGACACATGCATGTTCACACAGGAGAAAAGCAGTTTATTTGTGATATCTGCAGCAAAGGATTTTCACAGCAAGGGACCTTAAAGAGACACATGAGTGTTCACACTGGAGAAAAACAGTTCACTTGTAGTGTTTGTGGTAAAggtttttcaaagcaaaattaTCTTAAAAGCCACATGGAGGTTCACACCGCACCATTTAGCTGCAATGAATGCAGTAAACGTTTTGTGAATGAAATCCAGTTAGAGCGACATGGAAGAGTCCACACTGAGGAGAGACCATATGGCTGTGACATCTGTAAGAGCAGATTTAATCAAAAGGGTCAACTTCAGAATCACATGAGGGTTCATTCAGGAGAGAAACCATTTGTTTGTGATGTTTGCAGTAAAGGATTTTCGCAACATGGAAATCTGAAGAGACACATGAGTGTTCATGAGGGCTGCAAGTAA
- the LOC116727445 gene encoding gastrula zinc finger protein XlCGF57.1-like isoform X1, translating into MSEIMKVEADEPGGFSLDPYIPAASTSELEEESQDSKDLIHQMLVIKEIPLDWNASLKQQDAESPSVKDEEEELWIRQEEELLTVKVEDEEETQLSELHQIKTEDSRQTEAPTSSSAEQMGQTQHDDENFRGQEPNRDPVAVCCSSQQSKMTPKLCSKLTAQIGEKPFSCSLCGKGFKRKTSAKLHIMTHIGIREHSCDLCGKEFKEKVSLQTHMSVHSGNRPFACDVCCKRFHTKKHLKAHMKLHTEEKHFTCDVCNNRFKIKESLKKHMRSHTSEKPFVCSICSKRFSQQDHLKRHMGVHTGEKPFICSICSKGFTQQVNLKSHMCVHATEKPFICTVCSKGFSQKESLKSHMHVHTGQRPFICSACGKGFLRQRNLKSHMNVHTGEKPFVCGVCNKGFAIQKNVERHMRVHTGEKPFVCNVCSKEFSLQGNLKRHMHVHTGEKPFICCICSKGFPQKDTLKSHMRVHTGEKPFICSVCGKGFSLRKNLLRHMSVHTGEKPFVCNVCNEGFSLKIHLKGHMHVHA; encoded by the exons ATGTCTGAAATAATGAAGGTGGAAGCAGATGAACCTGGAGGGTTCAGCTTGGATCCCTACATACCTGCAGCATCCACATCAGAACTAGAGGAGGAATCACAAGACAGCAAAGATCTCA TCCATCAGATGTTGGTGATTAAAGAGATTCCTCTTGACTGGAATGCCAGTTTGAAGCAGCAGGATGCAGAGTCCCCTTCTGTaaaggatgaagaggaggaactGTGGATCAGACAGGAGGAAGAGCTGCTTACCGTAAAGGTTGAAGATGAAGAGGAAACTCAGTTATCAGAACTTcaccaaataaaaactgaagataGCAGACAGACTGAAGCTCCAACCAGCAGCTCAGCTGAACAGATGGGACAGACACAGCATGATGACGAGAACTTCAGAGGACAGGAACCAAACAGAGATCCAGTTGCTGTTTGTTGCTCTTCCCAACAAAGTAAGATGACACCTAAGCTTTGTTCAAAGCTTACCGCTCAGATTGGGGAAAAGCCATTTAGTTGCAGTCTTTGTGGCAAAGGTTTTAAACGTAAGACATCAGCTAAATTACACATAATGACTCACATTGGAATAAGAGAACATAGCTGTGATCTTTGTGGTaaagaatttaaagaaaaggTTTCTCTTCAGACTCATATGAGTGTCCACAGTGGAAACAGACCTTTTGCCTGTGACGTTTGTTGTAAAAGGTTTCATACAAAGAAACATCTTAAAGCTCATATGAAGCTCcatacagaagaaaaacattttacctgTGATGTTTGCAACAATAGGTTTAAGATTAAGGAGAGTCTTAAAAAACACATGAGGAGCCACACCTCAGAGAAACCATTTGTTTGTAGTATTTGTAGTAAAAGATTTTCTCAACAGGACCATCTAAAGAGACACATGGGTGTTCACACAGgagaaaaaccatttatttgtaGTATTTGCAGTAAAGGATTTACACAACAAGTCAATCTAAAAAGTCACATGTGTGTTCATGCAACAGAGAAACCATTTATTTGTACAGTTTGTAGTAAAGGGTTCTcacaaaaagaaagtttaaagaGCCACATGCATGTTCACACAGGACAGAGACCGTTTATTTGTAGTGCTTGTGGTAAAGGATTTTTACGGCAAAGAAATTTAAAGAGTCACATGAATGTTCACACTGGAGAGAAACCGTTTGTTTGTGGTGTTTGTAATAAAGGATTTGCTATTCAAAAGAATGTAGAAAGACACATGCGtgttcacacaggtgagaaaccatttgtttgtaatgtttgtagTAAAGAATTTTCACTACAAGGGAATCTAAAGAGACATATGCAtgttcacacaggagagaaaccatttatttgttgtatttgcAGTAAAGGATTTCCACAAAAAGACACTTTAAAGAGTCACATGCGTGTTCACACTGGAGAGAAACCATTTATTTGTAGTGTTTGTGGTAAAGGATTTTCATTACGAAAGAACTTACTGAGACACATGTCTGTTCACACGGGTGAAAAACCAtttgtttgtaatgtttgtaaTGAAGGGTTTTCTCTGAAAATTCATCTAAAAGGTCACATGCATGTTCATGcataa
- the LOC116727460 gene encoding oocyte zinc finger protein XlCOF6.1-like, with translation MSEIIKVEAAEPGGISVEPSISAESTSELEEETQDSKEIIQQIVVIKEEVPHDWNPNLDQEDTETPDMKEEVNKLWINEDGELQSENKDESQLLEASNSSSAKTKTEHNGEDRREPELDNNPDPTGSTQQSKMLVPKRGKVSKLNSTLMAQIGIHAGEKPFSCKICGKRLKHLTSIKLHLMTHNGNIEHICDFCGKGFKEKSSLRTHIRLHTGEKPFACDNCGRRFHEKAKLKTHLKVHSVEQPFSCDVCGTRFKRKENIKKHMRIHTAEKPFVCSVCRKRFSRQETLKRHMHVHTGEKRFMCNVCSKGFALKHHLKNHMEVHTAPFSCGDCSKCFVNEIQLERHVRVHSEERPFGCDICKTRFYQKCQLENHMRVHSGEKPFVCTVCSKAFSRLGNLKKHMEVHRGYKE, from the exons ATGTCCGAGATAATAAAGGTTGAAGCAGCTGAACCTGGAGGGATCAGCGTGGAGCCCTCCATTTCTGCAGAGTCCACATCAGAACTGGAGGAGGAAACACAAGACAGCAAAGAAATCA TCCAGCAGATTGTTGTGATTAAAGAAGAGGTTCCCCATGACTGGAACCCCAATTTGGACCAAGAGGACACAGAGACCCCAGATATgaaggaggaagtgaacaaactGTGGATCAATGAGGATGGAGAGCTGCAGAGTGAAAATAAAGACGAATCTCAATTATTAGAGGCTTCAAACAGCAGCTCAGCTAAGACGAAAACAGAACATAATGGAGAGGACCGTAGAGAACCAGAACTTGACAACAACCCAGATCCAACAGGTTCCACTCAACAAAGTAAGATGTTAGTTCCCAAAAGAGGTAAAGTATCTAAACTGAATTCAACACTTATGGCTCAGATTGGAATCCATGCAGGAGAGAAGCCGTTTAGTTGCAAAATTTGTGgcaaaagattaaaacatttgacTTCAATTAAATTACACCTAATGACACACAATGGCAATATAGAACATATCTGTGATTTTTGTGGGAAAGGGTTTAAAGAAAAGAGTTCTCTTCGGACACATATAAGActccacacaggagagaaaccatTTGCATGTGATAATTGTGGTCGAAGGTTTCACGAAAAAGCAAAACTTAAAACACACCTGAAAGTTCACTCAGTAGAACAACCGTTTTCTTGTGATGTTTGTGGCACCAGATTCAAACgaaaggaaaatataaaaaagcacatgaggattcacacggCAGAGAAACCCTTTGTGTGTAGTGTTTGTAGGAAAAGATTTTCACGACAAGAAACTCTAAAGAGACACATGCAtgttcacacaggagagaaacgGTTCATGTGTAATGTTTGTAGTAAAGGATTTGCTCTGAAACATCACCTCAAGAACCACATGGAGGTTCACACTGCTCCGTTTAGCTGTGGGGACTGTAGTAAGTGTTTTGTAAATGAAATCCAGTTAGAGCGACATGTGAGAGTCCACTCAGAGGAGAGGCCGTTTGGGTGCGACATCTGTAAGACCAGATTTTATCAAAAGTGTCAGCTTGAAAATCACATGAGAGTCCATTCAGGTGAGAAACCGTTTGTGTGCACTGTTTGCAGTAAAGCATTTTCCCGACTTGGAAATTTGAAGAAACACATGGAGGTTCACAGGGGCTACAAAGAATGA
- the LOC116727447 gene encoding gastrula zinc finger protein XlCGF57.1-like, translating into MTEMMKVEADEPGGFGLEAPMPAGSTSEQEEETQDSKDLMFPDLQIVVVKEEHCESWSSSSDQQDPEPPHIKEEEEELWISQEEEQLIVKTEDEEKPQLSGLHQMKTEGNTETDGLSSSSAEQKETEPDGVDCLGSEPDRNPDPQCSSKQVKTTVHKRGKRSKISSKLTTQSEVQARERPFGCDVCGKRFKCRIHVDFHMKTHTAKREHNCDFCGKGFQDDHSLQTHVRVHTGEKPFACDDCGKRFHAKNILNSHMKVHSEETFPCEICGSIFKRKESLKKHMWTHTSQRPFVCSVCSKGFLKQDHLKGHMRIHTGEKSFICSFCSKGFSLQHNLKRHMVVHTGEKPLICTVCSKGFSQHLDLKRHMRVHTGEKPFICSVCSKEFSNPGGLKKHMNFHTAAFSCNDCSKHFVDEMQLERHARVHIEERPFACDVCKSRFNHKCHLKKHMRVHSGEKPFICGVCSKGFTLQENLKRHMRTHTREKPFECSVCSKAFSQHGNLKRHMGVHEGCHS; encoded by the exons ATGACTGAGATGATGAAGGTTGAAGCTGATGAACCTGGAGGGTTCGGCTTGGAAGCCCCCATGCCTGCAGGATCCACATCAGAACAGGAGGAGGAAACACAAGACAGCAAAGATCTCA TGTTCCCAGACCTTCAGATTGTGGTGGTTAAAGAAGAACATTGTGAATCATGGAGCTCCAGCTCTGACCAGCAGGATCCTGAGCCCCCCCACataaaggaagaagaagaggaactGTGGATCAgtcaggaggaagagcagcttATTGTGAAGACTGAAGATGAAGAGAAACCTCAGTTATCAGGTCTTCATCAGATGAAAACTGAAGGCAACAcagagactgatggtctgagcagcagctcagctgaACAGAAGGAAACAGAACCTGATGGAGTCGACTGTTTAGGATCAGAACCAGACAGGAACCCAGATCCACAGTGTTCTTCCAAACAAGTTAAGACGACTGTTCACAAAAGAGGTAAAAGATCTAAAATTAGTTCCAAGCTTACAACTCAGAGTGAAGTCCAAGCAAGAGAAAGGCCATTTGGTTGTGATGTTTGTGGCAAAAGATTCAAATGTAGAATTCATGTTGATTTCCACATGAAGACTCACACTGCAAAGAGAGAGCATAACTGTGATTTTTGTGGTAAAGGATTTCAAGACGACCATTCCCTACAGACGCATGTAAGGGTTCACACTGGAGAGAAACCTTTCGCTTGTGATGATTGTGGGAAAAGGTTTCATGCAAAGAATATTCTTAATAGTCACATGAAAGTTCATTcagaagaaacatttccttGTGAGATTTGTGGctcaatatttaaaagaaaagaaagcctTAAGAAGCACATGTGGACCCACACTTCACAGAGACCGTTTGTCTGTAGTGTTTGCAGTAAAGGGTTTTTGAAACAAGATCATCTAAAGGGCCACATGCGTattcacacaggagagaagtCGTTCATTTGTAGTTTCTGTAGCAAAGGGTTTTCCCTGCAACACAATCTGAAAAGACACATGGTTGTTCACACGGGAGAGAAACCACTGATTTGTACTGTTTGCAGTAAAGGGTTTTCACAACATTTAGATCTGAAGAGACACATGCGTgtccacacaggagagaaacccTTTATTTGTAGCGTTTGTAGTAAAGAATTTTCAAATCCCGGAGGTCTGAAAAAGCATATGAATTTTCACACCGCAGCGTTCAGCTGTAATGACTGTAGTAAACATTTTGTGGATGAAATGCAGCTGGAGCGACATGCGAGAGTTCACATAGAGGAGAGACCATTTGCTTGTGACGTCTGCAAAAGCAGATTTAATCACAAGTGTCACCTTAAAAAGCACATGCGAGTCCATTCTGGAGAGAAACCGTTTATTTGTGGCGTTTGTAGTAAGGGATTTACATTACAGGAGAATCTAAAGAGACACATGCGCACTCACACAAGGGAGAAACCGTTTGAGTGTAGTGTTTGCAGTAAAGCCTTTTCGCAGCATGGAAATCTGAAAAGACACATGGGTGTTCATGAGGGCTGCCACTCGTGA